CAGAACTACGCGGAGCCGGTCAATGCCGATAAGACGATCTACAACGGCGCTATCCCAGGTATGCTTCGGGTACTTGACCCGCACTCGAATTTCTTTGACCCCAAATCCTACTCGCAGTTGCGGGAAGAACAGCGCGGCAAGTACTACGGCGTGGGAATGCAGGTCGGTCCGAGGAACAGCAAGGTCATCGTGATCGCGCCTTTTGCGGGTGCACCGGCGTACCGCGCCGGTATACGTCCTGGCGACATCATCATCGCCGTCGACGGCAAGCCGACGGACAACATGACGACCAGCGATGTTGCTGACCTGCTCAAGGGACCGAAGGGAACAACGGTTAAAATCGGCATCTTGCGCGAAGGCACGGATAAGCCGATGGAGTTCGCCGTCATCCGCGACGAAATCCCCCGCTACTCGGTTGATCTGCATTTCCTGATCCGCCCGGGCATCGGCTACATCCATGTGTCCGGTTTCCAGGAGACGACCGAGCAGGAAGTGTCTCAGGCGCTGGATGAGATGGGCGACGTCAAGGGCCTCATTCTCGATCTCCGACAGAACCCCGGCGGATTGCTGAGCGAGGGCGTAGGCGTGGCCGACAAGTTCTTGAAGAAGGGCGCGGTCATCGTTTCCCACCACGGACGCTCCAGTCCGGAGAAGATCTATCGCGCGGCTCACGGTAACGGTGGACGTGATTTTCCTCTCGTCGTACTGGTGAACCGGGGTACGGCTTCTGCGGCAGAGATCGTTGCGGGCGCTATCCAGGACCATGATCGTGGGTTGATCGCGGGCGAAGCGACGTTCGGCAAGGGCCTCGTGCAGACCGTGTATCCGCTCTCCGAGAACACCGGTCTGGCGTTGACCACGGCGAAGTATTACACGCCAAGTGGTCGACTGATACAGCGCGAGTACACGGGCGTCTCGCTCTACGACTATTACTACAACCGTGAAGACGAGAAGGCCGAAAACAGCAACAACACGCAGAGCCATGAAGTGAAGTTGACCGACAGTGGCCGCACGGTGTTTGGCGGTGGCGGCATCACTCCGGACACGAAGCTGGAAACGCCTAAGACGAATCGATTCCAGGATCTGCTATTGCAGAAGTACGCGTTCTTCAACTTTGCCAAGCACTACCTGGTAAACCGGCACGTCAACAAGACGTTCCAGGTGGATGACCAGGCTATGCAGGAGTTCCGTCGCTTCCTTGACGACCAGAAGATTGCGTTTACCGAGGCGGAGTTGGCGGAGAACAACGAGTGGATACGCTCTCAAATCAAAGCTGAAGTGTTCATCAACGAGTTCGGGCAGCAGGAAGGACAGCGAGTACGCGCCGAGTCTGACCCGAGCGTGAGCAAGGCGCTGGACTTGTTGCCAAAGGCGAAGGAACTGGCGGACAACGCCCGGAAAATTATCGCTGATCGGAATACGGCGCGCCTCGGCAACCAGCAGTAAGGACCAGCGTTCAAGATATAAAACAACAGGCCCGCGGAGCAGATCCGCGGGCCTGTTGTTGTCGCATATCGCACGCGCGTGCTTACGCGACCTTTCTCTCGTCTTGCGGGTGCCTGGGCCTGACGTAGACTTCTCCGCCACGGATATCCGTGTTGTAGAGCTTGATCTGTTGTTCAGCAGGGCCAGCCACCACACGCCCGGTTCGTAAGTCGAATTGCGAGCCGTGCCACGGACACTGCACGGTACAACCGATGAGCGCTCCGTCCGAGAGCGGCCCGCCACGGTGCGTACAGTGGTCTGAAAACGCGAATACGCCGTCACCGCATTTTCCGATCGCCACCCGCTCGTTGTCGACGCGCACGAGCATCAGTTGCCCTTCGCCGAGTTCAGATTGATTGCAGGCGGGACGGTCCCACGCCTTCAGTTCGCGCTCCTTCCATTTGCCGGCGTTCGCGTAGCGCCGGTCCACGCCAATCTGGTTGCGATACACCAGCGTCCCTCCGAGCCAGCCAGAAAACAGGATCAGAGCAACCCCCAGAAAGCTCACGATCAGCGCCACTCTGTCCGGAGCGTCATACGGGCCGCCCCTGCGCCATGCGACGTAGATGAATAGCAGCAGTCCCAGCGAGTTCAGTCCGCCATGGATGAAGCCTCGCTGCTTGGCACTGGAATTCGGCGGCACTACGCTGAGCAGGTCGGTTACGCCTGCAATGGCCGCGGCAACGGCGCCTATACAACCTCCGATGACAGCGTAGAAACCCGCCGCCCAGAGCAGGTTGTTGTTTGTTGAGGTGGCGATCAGGTCGAATATCAGGCTGGCTACCCACAGTCCGATCGGGAACGTGACCAGGATGGGATGAAGCGGGTGCGACCCAAGATGCGCACGCGATCGCATATGTTCTCCTCCGGCCTCGAACAGGAAACCGACAGCCGCGGATCCCTGCAAACGTAGCACTTAGATGGATTCAGAATGCGTGGAGCGGGATGGCTGTTACGAGTTCGCTGATGTGGCGTTGGTTCGATCCCGCCCGGTTATCGTGCAATCAAAACAGGTTTAGCTGAGTTCGGCGAAACCGCCTTGGTCAGTTCTCACCTTGATGAGTACAATCACTCTTGATGCCTTCGAACTGGCTTTTTTGGATACTCTTCAATGTCTTCGTTCTTGCAATGTTGGCGCTCGACCTTGGCGTTTTCAATCGCAAGGCTCACGTCGTACGCTTCCGGGAAGCAATAACGTGGACGGTTGTCTGGATTTCGCTGGCTGCTGTCTTCGCCGTATTGCTGTACTTCTTCGGCCATACAATGACAGGCCACGCCAACCGCCCGAGTCAGGAACTCTCGCTGGAGTTCATTACGGGCTACCTCATCGAGGAGGCGCTCAGCGTAGATAACCTCTTCGTCTTTTTGCTGATTTTTCGCTACTTCAAAGTTCCCGGCGAATTCCAGCACAAGGTGTTGTTCTGGGGGATCATCGGTGCCCTGGTGATGCGCGCCCTGTTCATCGCCGCCGGCGTGTCGCTCATCACGCGCTTCCACTGGATCATCTACGTTTTTGGCGTATTCCTCATTTACACCGGCATCAAGCTCTTCACGCAGAAGGAAGCGGAAATCGATCCGGGCAAGAATCCGCTTGTCAGTTTTTTCCGCAAATATATGCGGGTTACGCCCGAGTTCGAGGGCGGCAGGTTCTTTGTTCAAAAGCATGGACGAGGCTACGCCACGCCGTTGGCGCTGGTCCTGCTCGTAGTGGAGACCACGGACGTTATCTTCGCAGCCGATTCCATCCCTGCGATCCTGGCCATCACGCGTGAGCCGTTCATCGTTTACACATCGAACGTCTTCGCGATCCTGGGGTTGCGGTCGCTGTACTTCGCGCTGTCGGGGATGATGGAGCTATTCCATCTCCTGCATTACGGGCTCTCGATCATCTTGATGTTCATTGGCACCAAGATGCTCATCTCGAGCTACGTGAAGATTCCAGTTGCAGTCGCGTTGGGTGTGGTCGCCGGCGTGTTGGCGCTTTCAGTAATGTTTTCGCTCATGTTCCCGGCAAAACCGGCTCCGGAATTCGAGTAGCTGGCGCTACTCGAAGCGGACCTTGTCGCCTTCGACGACGGAATGCTTCAGGAACTTCGCATCGTTGTGAATAGGGTAGTCGGTGCGGTAGTGCGCGCCCCGACTCTCCTCCCGCGCGAGCGCCGAGCGCGCTATCAGCAGGCCGGTTTGCAGCAGGTTGGCGGCTTCACGCGCGCGACGGCACTCTGCTTTTGCGGTCGCCACTTGTAACTGCTCTAGCGAAGCAATCGCCTGGCGCAGGCGCTTGCCTTCGCGCACGATTGCAACGTCCTGCCACATGATGCGCTGCACCTGGCGAACGACTTCTTCGGCCTCCGGACAGGGAGCGGAGGTGGCAGCTTTTTTTGCCTTTTCGGGCGAGGCATCTGGCCTGGCATGGTTCTTCTGCGGCTTGGTCTCGCGGCACATCGCTTCAGCGGCCCGCGCTCCAAAGACCAGTCCTTCAAGTAGGGAGTTGCTGGCCAGGCGATTCGATCCGTGCACGCCCGTTGCCGCCACTTCTCCGGCTGCATAGAGACCGAAGACGGATGTATGTCCGTCGAGATCTGTCCTCACCCCGCCCATCGCGTAATGAGCTGCTGGACGGATTGGGACCAGCTCTGCCGTAAGGTCGATGTTGTACTTGAGGCAGGTCGTGTAGATGCGAGGGAAGCGGCGCATGACGCGTTCGGCCTTCAGATGCGTCAGATCGAGATAAACCACCGGTTCTTTCAGGAGGCAGACTTCCAGTTCATGAGCGATGGCGCGCGCTACGACGTCCCGCGGCGCAAGCTCCGCCATGTCGTGGTACTTGGGCATGAAGCGGTGCAGTTCGGCGTTGCGAAGGTAAGCGCCTTCGCCGCGCAGCGCTTCCGAAAGCAGGAAGTGTGGAGCGCCCTTCAGGTACAAAGCCGTGGGATGGAACTGCAAAAACTCCATGTCGCTGATTGCAGCGCCGGCGCGGTATGCCATGGCAACGCCGTCTCCGGTTGCGACCGTCGGGTTCGTCGTATCCGAGTAAACCTGTCCCAAACCGCCGGTGGCCAGCAGTACGGCACCCGCGCGCACCTTTTGCAGGTGTCCGTTGCCGTCGATCAACAACACGCCCACGGCGCGGCCATCTTCCATCCAGATGTCGGTGGTGAAGCCGAACTCGCGAAAGGTGATGTTCTTGAGCGTAGCTGCCCTGTGGTAGAGCGCTCGTCCAATTTCCTGGCCTGTGGAGTCGCCGTTTGCATGGAGCACGCGGTTGCGACTGTGTGCGCCTTCCCGGGTGAAGGCCAGCTTGGTCCCACTGCGGTCGAACTGCGTACCCCACGCGATCAACTCTTCGATCCGCGGCGGACCTTCCTCAACAAGAATGCGGGCAGCCGCTTCATTGCATAGGCCATCGCCTGCGGCGAGTGTGTCCTGGAGATGCAGGCTGATCTCGTCTTCATCACTGAGCGCCGCGGCTATTCCGCCCTGGGCATACTGCGTATTGGACTCGCTGAGTTCCCGCTTTGCGAGGCAGAGTACCCGGCCAGCGGATGCGAGTTCGATAGAGGCGCGCATACCGGCAACGCCAGCGCCGATAACAATGAAGTCAGTTTCAATTAAGGCAGCGGATTTCATCGTGAATAGAGAATGTTAGCACGATAAAAGGGTCGCGCTGCCGTTCTCGCCTTAGTCGCGCGGGGCCGCGCCACGCTCTTGTTGAAGCCTTCCACCCGCAACACGACTCAGCACAGAAGTGAGACTCTCGTCCTGCCGGAGCAACGCGAAAGCAATGTTGCGGGCGCATTCCAAGTTCATTCCGTTGTTCACGCCGGCATCGGTTAAGATGGAAGCTTGATTCGAGTAAGCATAGAAACGAAGTCTCACCCGTACGCAGCGCTCATCGAACAGGGAGTGCTCCGGTCCGTCGGCGTGTATGTGCGCGAGTTGTTGCCGAATTGCCAGAGGTTTTTCGCAGTCAGCGTAGCGCCCGTACGAAAGCACTACGGCAAGACTTTTGCGAAATCGTTCGCGGCAGACAACCTGGAACTGCAGTTCCTGGAGATGCCAGACGGTGAGCGCCGGAAAACCCTGAGCACAGTGCAGGATCTCGGTACCAAGATGGTGAAGTTGGGCGCCGACAGAAACTCCTGCATCATCGCACTTGGCGGTGGCGTGGTAGGCGATGTCGCCGGATTCCTCTCGTCAATTTACATGCGTGGCGTCAAGTTTCTTCAGGTTCCCACTACGTTTCTGGCGCAGGTGGATTCTTCTGTCGGCGGCAAGACCGGCGTAAATCTGGAAGAAGGCAAGAACCTGCTGGGCACGTTTAAGCAGCCAAACCTCGTCATCATTGATCCCGAAGTACTCGTCAGTCTTCCCGAACGCGAATACCGGTCAGGCCTGTATGAGGCATTGAAGTACGGAATCATCCGGAACCCGCGAATATTCGAGTTTATGGAAGAGAATCGCGATCGCATTTTGAAGCGCGATCCCGCTACGCTGGAGTGGCTGATTGCCGAGTGTGTTCGTGTTAAGGCGTCAGTGGTCGCAGCCGACGAAGAGGAACATGGCGTGCGCCGCATTCTGAACCTTGGCCACACCATTGGGCATGCACTTGAGGCAGAGACTGGCTATCGGCAGTTCCTGCATGGCGAAGCAGTGGCCTGGGGCATGGTCGCCGCGGCAATGATTTCTGTCGGCATGCAGAAGACAGACTCGCGCACTGCGCAACGCATCATCAGCGCGATTCTCGCTTACGCGCCGCTTCCCAAGGTAGAGGTGCGCGGCAAGGCCTTGGCAAAGCGCATTGGGAAAGATAAGAAGACGGTCGAAGGTCGCGTGCATTTCATACTTCCCGTCGAAATCGGCAAGGTGGACGTAGTGAGCGAAGTGCCGGAGCGCGCCGTCTTGCAGTCGATTGAAGAACTTCGTTATCTGTCGCAGGCCTAGCAATCAGCAAATCACCCAGATGATCGAACCAATCAAAACCGTGGGAGCGCGCCCCGCTGGCGCGCAGGATTCGCAAGCTGCCTCAGCCGCCGTGCGCGAGATGTTTTCCACCATCGCACCGCGTTACGACATGCTGAACCACGTACTCTCGATGAACGTGGACCGGTTGTGGTGGTGGCGTACGGCGCGCAGGTTTCGGGGAATCCTTAGCCGGCGCGACGCTCGCGTGCTGGATCTCTGCTGTGGTACGGGTGACATGGCTTTCGCGTTGCACAAGAAGGCGGGATCAACGGGCGCGGCCATCTACGGCGCTGATTTTGCTCACCCCATGTTGCAGCGCGCCCTGCACAAGGGACGCAGCAAGCCTTTGCGCTGGCTTGAGGCGGATGCGCTACGGCTACCGTTCGGAGACGCTCGCTTCGACCTGATAACGTCCGCTTTCGGCTTCCGAAATCTAGCCGACTATGACGCTGGTCTGCGCGAGATTTGCCGCGTACTGCGCGATGACGGCGAAGTCGGGATTCTCGATTTCGGCGAGCCCAAGGGACTGCTTGGGAAGGTCTACCGCATGTACTTCAAGCAAGTGCTGCCGGCCATCGGCACTGTACTGAGCGGAGTGGGCGGACCCTATGCGTACCTTCCGGCATCGGTCGAAAGGTTTCCAGAGCCAGAAGAAATGCTGCAGCGGATGAGAGCCGCAGGTTTCAGCAAAGTTGGGTACACGCCGTACACGTTCGGCATCGCCGGACTGTACTGGGGGCGGAAGTAGAAGATCAGCCCTGTGGCTGCCCGGCCATTTCCATCTGCTGGGGCTGCGTGCTCTCGGTGCGAAAGCTGTCAGCCAGCGCCTCTTCCACCGTGTACCGAATGACCGTTTCGTAGTCTCGCCCAAGAAACTTGCGCAAGCGCGTTGTATCCATGGTGTATGACCCAATCATGTACGGCAACGCCTGCGGCGGTATCGCCGAAATTCCAAGATTCCACAACAACCTGAGAACGAAGCGACACGCCCAGCGGCCGGGCATGCGGACCACCTTCGCGTTCGCGATTTCGGCGCAGCGGGCGAGAGTGATGGGTTCACCCCTTGCAGCGACATTCAGGATGGTTGTCTCCGGGCTGCTTTCGTCGCGGTGCAGGATGTGTGCGAGCAGCCGCGCCATGTCGTCAACATGGACGAACTGGTATCGCTTTTCGGGATAACTCCGCCCGAACGGGAGCATGAGGGGGAGGCGTTTGCCGCTGGCTCGCAACCGCTCGCCGCGCTTGCCTTTGCCCGTTGGCGTGCCTCGCAGGGCACCGACAAGGTAGTTCTGCATACTCGCCCCGGTGAATATGTGCGGACGAAGGATATACGTGCTGCACTCACCGAGCGTTTCGGTCCTGTAGCGAACGACCTCATCGCTCTGCTGCTTGTGAATGGCGTAGGGAAGCGTGTGTGCGCCGAGGGGAAAATCCTCTGCGATGGGGCCTGACGTCTCAGGCCCGTAGGCGCTCACGCTGCTGGGGAAGATGAACTTGCGAACATTGCCGCCGTAGCGGTTCACTACGGAAATGGCTTCCATGACGCGGGCAGTACCGGCCACGTTGATCTGCCACATGCGCTCAACGTCGAGGACGCCTGTGCGCTGCGGATCGATGACGAACGCAAGGTGCACGATGGCGATCGCGCGTGTCTCTTTCAGTAAAGTTACCAGTTGGCGGCAGGAGGATTCTTCCGCCAGATCAATCGGCTCGAAACGAAATTGCGGCGGCTGCGATGGCGGCCGCAGGTCTAGGCCAATTACCTCGAATTCGTTCAGCAGAGGTAGCAAGCGCGTGCCCAGGTTCCCGGCGATTCCGGTTACGATCACCGTTCGTCGTTCGGAAATCGTCGTCATCTTGGCTCTTGCGCGCCCGTTTGGGGCGTGGGTTCAGGTTTGGCTTCCGCTGGGCGGCGAGTCGGAGCGGGCGATGCCGGTTCGAGCGCATCAAAGTAGGCGTTGTTCAGTTCCGTTTTTCCCGTCTTGTCGAGCCTTTCAACTTCGGCTTCCAAACGTCGGGCTGTCAGAGCTTTCTGAATTTCTTCCGTCGCCTTCTCGAGCGGAGCAACTCCCTTTTGCTCGACCTTGTAAATGAAGAAAGCCGAGGGGTCGGAGAATGGCTGCGATACTTCGCCGGCCTTCAGGTCGAAGACGCTCTCCTGGGCGACGGGCAGCGATCCGCGCCGGCGCGCCCCGACTTTTACAGGAGGTTGCTGAACGGTCGTGGCACTGCGCTCGAAGGCTTCCTTCTGCAACTTCTCCGGATCCTCGCCGGCGACCCAGCGGTCGCGGACTTTCTGGGCGTGGGCTTTCTCGTCTTCTTCATCGACGGGTTGTTCTTTGCTGGCTGTGCGGCGGGGCACGATGATGCGCTCCAGCGTCGCTTCCTCGAACTTGGGCAGGTTTTCGCGGTAATAAGTTTCGACCTCGCCCGGCTTGGCATGCGAAGCCTGCTCCTGCAGGTGGCGTCCCAACTCTTGCGCCATCAGCTGCAAGGTCATGAAGCGGATCAACTCTTGAACTTCCGCATTCTTGTCGAGCCCCAGGCGCTTTGCCTCATTGCTGTAGAGAACGAGCCGACCGAGGTTCTGTGCGAAGTTGCGCATCTGCACGTCGTTAACGTTGGGCCCCGCGGCTTTTGTCAGGCGCTCGAACTCGGCACGCGTGACGACCTGGCGGCAGCCTCCGGCCTGCTTGGCCGCGGTACTCGGATCACACGAGCCGGTCACGGTAATAACCGGAGCATCTGGCGGTACAACGGCTTTCGGCAACGGTGCACTGCCGGTTTTCGCGGGAGGTTTCTGAGCAGGAGCTTCCTGCGCTCTTGCGGCGGATGCCTTCGCCGGAGGAGCTGTGCTGGGAGGCGCAGTCTGGGCCGTAACAAACGAGGAGCAGGCAAGTGCAGCTAGCAGAACGAGGCGTCGAGTGCTCACGGAACCTCCGGCAACTGAGTGCGCCGGAAATCGTAGCACAGGGTTTCGTTTCACTGTATGTGTCATTGGACAATAACGAACTAGGGACTTGCGAACTGGTCTGAGAACTCAGTGCAGTGTTGGCTTAATACAGGTGACAAGGTAATCTCCTTCGTATGGCCGACGACGTACTCAGTGGGAATGCAATGCGCGCCGAGAAGCGGGAAGTCGCGCGCAATTCCGTCGTTGTTGCACTTCTCATTACTGGCCTTAAGTTTGTTGTCGGCGTGACGACAGGATCGTTGGGCATAATGTCGGAGGCGCTTCATTCGGCGCTGGACTTGGTCGCCGCCGTCGTGACCATGATGTCGGTCCGCGTGAGCGACAAACCGGCGGATGCCGACCATCAATATGGCCACGGCAAGGTCGAGAATTTTTCCGCATTTATAGAAACTGGACTGCTACTGCTGACCTGCGTCTGGATCGTGTGGGAAGCCTTCAAGCGCTTGTTCTTCCAAACGGTTGAGATTGAGCCCAGCGCATGGGCGTTCTATGTCATGTTCTTCTCGATCGGTATGGACTTCTGGCGCTCGCGGGCGCTGAAGCGTGTCGCGGATAAGTACGATAGCCAGGCTCTGCATGCCGACGCATTGCATTTCAGAACGGATATATGGTCGAGCAGCGTGGTCGTTGCTGGCCTTGTGTTGGTGTGGGCCGGACGAACCTTCCATCACGAATGGCTGATGAAGGCTGATCCTATCGCCGCACTCGGCGTGGCCGGGGTCGTGGTGTACGTGAGTTGGCGATTGGCCCGGCAAACGATTGACTCGCTGCTGGACGCCGCTCCAGCAGGAGTGCGCGCCCAGATCATCGCCCAGGTGGAAGCCGTTCCGGGTGTGCTCGAGATCGGGCGCGTGCGGATTCGCAAGGCCGGGAACCGCTGTTTCTGCGATCTTTCGGTCGCTCTGGCGCGCAACGTCACGTTCCAGAAATCAGAGCAGGTGGTTCTGGAAGTCACGCAGGCGGTCCATCGCGTCCTGAAGGAAGCAGACGTGATGGTGAACGCCGTTCCACAGGCACTACACACGGAGAACCTCTTCGACCGTATACGCGCCGCTGCGTTGCACAAGAACTTCATGGTGCATGACATCAGCGTGCAGGACCTGGGAGGAAGTCTTCACGTCGAGCAGCACGTCGAACTCGACGAGCGCCTCACGCTCGTAGACGCGCACGATCGCGTTACCTCGCTTGAGTCCGAGATTCGCAACTCAGTGCCGGAAATAGCTTCGATCCTCACGCACATAGAGAGCGAGCCTGCGACCATCGAGACCAGCGACGAGATCGTTCAGGATCGGGACCTGGAGCGAAAGATGAAGGATATCGGCACAGAGTTTCCGGAGATTGTGGATGTTCACGAAGTGGTAGTAAAGAGAGTACGCGACCACCTCTATGTATCCTGCCATGTCACGATGAACGATGAATTGCCACTCGCCAGGGTCCATGACGTGCAGACCGCGCTGGAGATCCGTTTCAAGCAAGCTGCACCGAAACTCTTTCGCGTGCTGATCCACCCCGAGCCGCAAACCGACAACCGGAGATAATCGCGGCCTCAGGCTATTCTGTTACGGCGATCCAAGTGACGGTCAATCGCCGCTATTGTGTGAACTCAAGGAGCAATCATGGTAACCGCAAGCGCCAAGTGGACGGATAAAGAACGTTTCATCGGTATCGCATCGAGCGGACATGGGATCGTGGTTGATGCCGGTAATGACAAGACTGGCTGCGGCCCTATGGAACTGGTCCTCATCGGCCTGTGTAGTTGCACGGCTACCGACGTCGTCAGCATTCTCGGGAAGAAGCGCGAGCCGTTCACCAGCCTCGAAGTGCGTGCCGAAGCTGAGCGCGCAACCGAGGTCCCGATGGTCTATACGAGCATTCGTCTCGTTTATCGGGTAGGCGGCAACGTGAGCCGCAAGGCAGTGGAAGATGCCGTTCGATTATCCAAGGACAAGTACTGCTCAGTTTCGCAGATGCTCCAAAGCACAGCCGCGATCACGTTCGATATCGAAATGCAAGACGCGGAGTGACCGGCACGCGTCCTGCACAACCATTTTGTTCATCATGCCTACATGCAATCAAGCACACGAATTTACGAGGCGTGCTTATGCGCAACACATTTTCTTCATCCTTTGCACGTCCGGGTGAATCCATTGCTGCATGTAGAAAATTTTACGATTTCTGTGCCGAGTCCGGTGCAACATGGAGTGCGGATGTCTGAACAGAAGAAGGTGGTAATCTTCACTCCGCCCGGTTGACCGCCGTGCCACGTGCTGAAGGCCTTCCTCGCGGAGCGAGGGATTGAGTACATCGACAGAGATGTCAGCATCGACCAGTCAGCCGTTTTCGAACTGGTACGCACCTATAACAGCCGCTCCACTCCTACAGTCGTCATCGGAGACGAGGTACTGATCGGATTTGATCCGGAACAAATCGAAAAACTGCTCGCACAGTAAATCGCAAACTAAATCGCGCGCTAAATCGCACACGCTGCGTGGTTATTTTTTAATTGCAGCGGCTACGCTGTTCTGGGGAATTTCCGCGACGCTGGGGAGGGCCGTGTTCACGGGCCGCCTTTCACTTGGCTCGCAACCGGTACAACCCATTGAACCGCTCATGCTGGCGCAGAGCCGCACGACAATCTCATTTCTACTGCTTACGCCCATTCTTCTGATGAATCGAGGCTGGGCCGGACTGCGCCTCAGCAGGCGCGAGATCGCTCAGTGCATGTTGCTCGGAACGGTGGGAGTGGCGTCGTCGAATTACTTTTACTATCTCGCGATCCAGAGGACGACGGTTGCGACCGCCATTATCCTGCAATACACTGCGCCGGTCTTCGTGTTGCTCTACATGCTCTTGCGGGGGGAACAACACGCGACGGTGCAGCGTGTTTCGGGCGTCACGCTGGCCGTGGTGGGCTCGGTGTTTGCCATCGGCGCTATAGGGTGGACGGGGCATTTCCCCTGGGTAACG
This genomic interval from Clostridia bacterium contains the following:
- a CDS encoding DUF2231 domain-containing protein yields the protein MRSRAHLGSHPLHPILVTFPIGLWVASLIFDLIATSTNNNLLWAAGFYAVIGGCIGAVAAAIAGVTDLLSVVPPNSSAKQRGFIHGGLNSLGLLLFIYVAWRRGGPYDAPDRVALIVSFLGVALILFSGWLGGTLVYRNQIGVDRRYANAGKWKERELKAWDRPACNQSELGEGQLMLVRVDNERVAIGKCGDGVFAFSDHCTHRGGPLSDGALIGCTVQCPWHGSQFDLRTGRVVAGPAEQQIKLYNTDIRGGEVYVRPRHPQDERKVA
- a CDS encoding peptidyl-prolyl cis-trans isomerase; amino-acid sequence: MSTRRLVLLAALACSSFVTAQTAPPSTAPPAKASAARAQEAPAQKPPAKTGSAPLPKAVVPPDAPVITVTGSCDPSTAAKQAGGCRQVVTRAEFERLTKAAGPNVNDVQMRNFAQNLGRLVLYSNEAKRLGLDKNAEVQELIRFMTLQLMAQELGRHLQEQASHAKPGEVETYYRENLPKFEEATLERIIVPRRTASKEQPVDEEDEKAHAQKVRDRWVAGEDPEKLQKEAFERSATTVQQPPVKVGARRRGSLPVAQESVFDLKAGEVSQPFSDPSAFFIYKVEQKGVAPLEKATEEIQKALTARRLEAEVERLDKTGKTELNNAYFDALEPASPAPTRRPAEAKPEPTPQTGAQEPR
- the nadB gene encoding L-aspartate oxidase, which encodes MKSAALIETDFIVIGAGVAGMRASIELASAGRVLCLAKRELSESNTQYAQGGIAAALSDEDEISLHLQDTLAAGDGLCNEAAARILVEEGPPRIEELIAWGTQFDRSGTKLAFTREGAHSRNRVLHANGDSTGQEIGRALYHRAATLKNITFREFGFTTDIWMEDGRAVGVLLIDGNGHLQKVRAGAVLLATGGLGQVYSDTTNPTVATGDGVAMAYRAGAAISDMEFLQFHPTALYLKGAPHFLLSEALRGEGAYLRNAELHRFMPKYHDMAELAPRDVVARAIAHELEVCLLKEPVVYLDLTHLKAERVMRRFPRIYTTCLKYNIDLTAELVPIRPAAHYAMGGVRTDLDGHTSVFGLYAAGEVAATGVHGSNRLASNSLLEGLVFGARAAEAMCRETKPQKNHARPDASPEKAKKAATSAPCPEAEEVVRQVQRIMWQDVAIVREGKRLRQAIASLEQLQVATAKAECRRAREAANLLQTGLLIARSALAREESRGAHYRTDYPIHNDAKFLKHSVVEGDKVRFE
- a CDS encoding S41 family peptidase, whose protein sequence is MAGSSRRSLLLVFLVVIACGFLGVVFGQRVGSSTPSGDTEIRESMRVFSQVYDVVEQNYAEPVNADKTIYNGAIPGMLRVLDPHSNFFDPKSYSQLREEQRGKYYGVGMQVGPRNSKVIVIAPFAGAPAYRAGIRPGDIIIAVDGKPTDNMTTSDVADLLKGPKGTTVKIGILREGTDKPMEFAVIRDEIPRYSVDLHFLIRPGIGYIHVSGFQETTEQEVSQALDEMGDVKGLILDLRQNPGGLLSEGVGVADKFLKKGAVIVSHHGRSSPEKIYRAAHGNGGRDFPLVVLVNRGTASAAEIVAGAIQDHDRGLIAGEATFGKGLVQTVYPLSENTGLALTTAKYYTPSGRLIQREYTGVSLYDYYYNREDEKAENSNNTQSHEVKLTDSGRTVFGGGGITPDTKLETPKTNRFQDLLLQKYAFFNFAKHYLVNRHVNKTFQVDDQAMQEFRRFLDDQKIAFTEAELAENNEWIRSQIKAEVFINEFGQQEGQRVRAESDPSVSKALDLLPKAKELADNARKIIADRNTARLGNQQ
- the aroB gene encoding 3-dehydroquinate synthase; translation: MIRVSIETKSHPYAALIEQGVLRSVGVYVRELLPNCQRFFAVSVAPVRKHYGKTFAKSFAADNLELQFLEMPDGERRKTLSTVQDLGTKMVKLGADRNSCIIALGGGVVGDVAGFLSSIYMRGVKFLQVPTTFLAQVDSSVGGKTGVNLEEGKNLLGTFKQPNLVIIDPEVLVSLPEREYRSGLYEALKYGIIRNPRIFEFMEENRDRILKRDPATLEWLIAECVRVKASVVAADEEEHGVRRILNLGHTIGHALEAETGYRQFLHGEAVAWGMVAAAMISVGMQKTDSRTAQRIISAILAYAPLPKVEVRGKALAKRIGKDKKTVEGRVHFILPVEIGKVDVVSEVPERAVLQSIEELRYLSQA
- a CDS encoding ubiquinone/menaquinone biosynthesis methyltransferase gives rise to the protein MIEPIKTVGARPAGAQDSQAASAAVREMFSTIAPRYDMLNHVLSMNVDRLWWWRTARRFRGILSRRDARVLDLCCGTGDMAFALHKKAGSTGAAIYGADFAHPMLQRALHKGRSKPLRWLEADALRLPFGDARFDLITSAFGFRNLADYDAGLREICRVLRDDGEVGILDFGEPKGLLGKVYRMYFKQVLPAIGTVLSGVGGPYAYLPASVERFPEPEEMLQRMRAAGFSKVGYTPYTFGIAGLYWGRK
- a CDS encoding TerC family protein — encoded protein: MPSNWLFWILFNVFVLAMLALDLGVFNRKAHVVRFREAITWTVVWISLAAVFAVLLYFFGHTMTGHANRPSQELSLEFITGYLIEEALSVDNLFVFLLIFRYFKVPGEFQHKVLFWGIIGALVMRALFIAAGVSLITRFHWIIYVFGVFLIYTGIKLFTQKEAEIDPGKNPLVSFFRKYMRVTPEFEGGRFFVQKHGRGYATPLALVLLVVETTDVIFAADSIPAILAITREPFIVYTSNVFAILGLRSLYFALSGMMELFHLLHYGLSIILMFIGTKMLISSYVKIPVAVALGVVAGVLALSVMFSLMFPAKPAPEFE
- a CDS encoding NAD-dependent epimerase/dehydratase family protein; its protein translation is MTTISERRTVIVTGIAGNLGTRLLPLLNEFEVIGLDLRPPSQPPQFRFEPIDLAEESSCRQLVTLLKETRAIAIVHLAFVIDPQRTGVLDVERMWQINVAGTARVMEAISVVNRYGGNVRKFIFPSSVSAYGPETSGPIAEDFPLGAHTLPYAIHKQQSDEVVRYRTETLGECSTYILRPHIFTGASMQNYLVGALRGTPTGKGKRGERLRASGKRLPLMLPFGRSYPEKRYQFVHVDDMARLLAHILHRDESSPETTILNVAARGEPITLARCAEIANAKVVRMPGRWACRFVLRLLWNLGISAIPPQALPYMIGSYTMDTTRLRKFLGRDYETVIRYTVEEALADSFRTESTQPQQMEMAGQPQG